One window of Watersipora subatra chromosome 3, tzWatSuba1.1, whole genome shotgun sequence genomic DNA carries:
- the LOC137392109 gene encoding uncharacterized protein: MAEGGLRAPGCFISNAGNPSETSRSWHEWLEQFNFYMLATEKSTKGGEIQVAILLTLPGPQGQEIFRTFNLPEEDRKDIEKVKEAFTRHFTPQVKIIYERYKFHNRTQLPGESFDNFLTALRGLLSTCNIHADEQNSALIDRIVCGINSPEVREDIFNLDGNPDLNKIIQLCRRAEATKHYLTDMKIDKENANINTVQQPNHLAHKNKNGARVNNCKYCKSSHPKGACPAYGKECRNCHKMNHFSIACMASQRKSAAKAAYELVETSGEQNDITFTVNNDKSRREWCITTRLLGMATYLSKFCPNLSDITTPLRELTKKNATWSWSGTHDESLAQLKAVVTSTPALRMFDPDLPIVLSVDSSQYGMGAVIMHNGQPIEFASCTLTDTQKKYAQIEKEYLAVQFGLRRFHQYIYGQHVVVETDHLPLIGIMNKGLNDISPRLLRMRLRNQLYDYTLVHKPGKALVLADTLSRAFLADLCEDAEALSSLDTEQIHSVTSGVLRNPTFKDRLLSTVQSDSTLQILSSYIRNGWPAKRRMCIEPLKPFWAARYDLTTHDGLILKNSQIVIPVSMRKQVIDIIHIGHLGVSKCIEKAKNSVYWPGYQGQIQDVVLSCATCQENVRANSQCAYEPYDIPQYPMQSVSIDVFHLAGKEYLVTVDRYSKWPTCCELKNANSSSIVEILRRQFLDFGRPEILVSDNASYFTSFEFEQFLKELEIQHITSSPYYSRSNGLAERMNQTIKSSLKKAHESNQTLFDVLASLRSTPLGGKLPSPSVLLQSRNLRNNLQFMPQQLKLQKVDINLIEKAFRERQSQDMFNTSPARRPIEMCVGMRVWCQLGHRRWVDGVIIRRAETPRSFYVNIGKGRVFRRNIKFLRPYKEAPTTLQSLQLENITMRNFMAVEHRPAQGVDHNDTRSEATQPLTSSDTSQSSHTTHQPSSNYQSLPSPQTHTTRSGRISKPPVRYPQPEN; the protein is encoded by the exons ATGGCAGAGGGTGGTTTGCGAGCTCCAGGTTGCTTTATATCTAATGCTGGCAACCCCAGTGAGACTAGCAGAAGCTGGCACGAATGGCTTGAACAATTTAACTTTTATATGCTAGCAACAGAGAAGTCAACAAAAGGGGGAGAAATCCAAGTAGCCATACTGTTAACCCTACCTGGACCACAGGGTCAGGAGATATTCCGAACTTTCAATCTTCCTGAAGAAGACCGCAAGGATATTGAAAAGGTTAAGGAGGCATTCACCCGGCACTTTACACCACAAGTGAAAATTATCTATGAACGGTACAAGTTTCATAACAGAACACAGCTTCCAGGTGAATCATTCGACAATTTTTTAACTGCACTACGCGGACTCTTGTCTACTTGCAATATACATGCTGATGAACAAAATAGTGCTCTGATAGACAGAATTGTATGTGGCATTAACTCACCAGAAGTCAGAGAGGACATATTCAATTTAGATGGCAATCCGGATTTGAACAAAATTATACAGCTGTGTCGTCGGGCGGAAGCCACCAAACATTATCTTACAGATATGAAGATAGACAAAGAGAATGCTAATATTAATACAGTACAACAACCGAACCATCTAGCTCACAAGAATAAGAACGGCGCCAGAGTAAATAACTGTAAATACTGTAAGTCGAGTCACCCTAAAGGAGCATGCCCTGCATACGGCAAAGAGTGCCGAAATTGCCACAAGATGAATCATTTCAGCATAGCTTGTATGGCATCACAGCGTAAGTCTGCTGCCAAAGCTGCATATGAGCTAGTAGAGACCAGTGGAGAACAGAATGACATAACTTTTACTGTGAACAACGACAAGAGCCGAAGAGAATGGTGCATCACCACAAG ATTGCTTGGAATGGCAACTTATCTCTCAAAGTTTTGCCCTAATTTGTCAGACATAACCACCCCGCTGAGAGAACTAACAAAAAAAAATGCGACTTGGTCGTGGTCAGGCACACATGATGAGTCCTTGGCGCAACTGAAGGCTGTGGTGACATCCACTCCAGCATTGCGAATGTTTGATCCAGACCTGCCTATTGTATTATCTGTGGACTCCAGTCAGTATGGCATGGGTGCAGTGATAATGCATAACGGGCAGCCGATTGAGTTTGCTAGCTGCACACTGACAGACACTCAAAAAAAGTATGCTCAAATCGAAAAAGAATATCTAGCAGTTCAGTTTGGCTTACGAAGattccatcaatatatatatggtcAACATGTAGTGGTAGAAACGGATCATCTTCCACTCATAGGAATCATGAATAAGGGTCTTAATGATATCAGTCCCAGGCTATTGAGAATGAGACTACGCAATCAATTATATGATTACACACTTGTGCATAAACCAGGTAAAGCTCTAGTTCTTGCAGACACACTATCGCGTGCCTTTTTGGCAGATTTATGTGAAGATGCAGAAGCTCTAAGCTCACTAGATACAGAACAAATCCATTCAGTCACTAGCGGTGTCCTTAGAAACCCAACCTTCAAAGACCGGCTCCTTAGCACAGTGCAATCAGACAGCACTCTACAAATCCTTAGCAGCTACATACGAAATGGCTGGCCAGCTAAGAGGAGAATGTGCATTGAACCACTGAAACCATTTTGGGCAGCGAGATATGATTTGACGACACACGATGGTCTGATACTTAAAAACAGTCAAATAGTTATCCCAGTGTCTATGCGCAAGCAGGTAATAGATATCATTCACATAGGACATTTAGGGGTTAGTAAGTGCATAGAGAAAGCCAAAAATTCCGTGTACTGGCCAGGTTATCAGGGGCAGATACAGGATGTGGTGTTGAGTTGTGCAACATGCCAGGAGAATGTGAGGGCAAATTCACAATGTGCTTACGAACCATATGACATACCGCAGTATCCAATGCAATCAGTAAGCATAGATGTTTTTCACTTAGCTGGCAAGGAGTATCTAGTCACGGTAGACAGATATTCCAAATGGCCTACCTGCTGTGAGCTGAAGAATGCAAACTCAAGTAGCATTGTCGAGATACTGCGTAGGCAGTTCCTTGACTTTGGTAGACCTGAGATCCTAGTTTCTGATAATGCTTCGTATTTTACATCATTTGAATTTGAACAGTTTCTAAAAGAACTTGAGATACAGCATATCACATCTAGTCCGTATTATTCTCGTTCTAACGGCCTTGCTGAAAGGATGAATCAAACTATCAAAAGCAGCCTGAAAAAGGCCCATGAGTCAAATCAAACATTGTTTGATGTCTTAGCCTCCCTTCGATCTACACCACTGGGGGGTAAATTACCATCGCCTTCAGTTCTATTACAGTCAAGAAATCTAAGAAACAATCTTCAGTTCATGCCTCAACAGCTCAAACTTCAAAAAGTAGACATTAACCTAATTGAGAAAGCTTTCAGAGAGCGCCAGTCGCAAGATATGTTCAACACAAGCCCAGCTAGGCGACCTATTGAGATGTGTGTGGGCATGAGAGTTTGGTGCCAACTAGGCCATCGGCGTTGGGTAGATGGTGTGATCATCCGGAGAGCAGAGACACCCAGGAGTTTTTATGTGAATATCGGCAAGGGTAGAGTTTTTAGAAGGAACATAAAATTCTTGAGGCCATACAAGGAAGCCCCAACAACCCTGCAATCTTTGCAATTAGAGAATATAACCATGCGTAATTTTATGGCAGTGGAACATAGACCGGCACAAGGTGTAGACCACAATGACACAAGGTCAGAGGCCACACAGCCTTTAACCTCATCAGATACCTCACAGTCTTCACACACCACCCACCAGCCTAGTAGTAATTATCAGTCACTTCCATCTCCGCAAACGCACACAACTAGGTCAGGGCGCATATCCAAACCACCAGTGAGGTACCCCCAGCcagaaaactaa